Proteins encoded within one genomic window of Eleutherodactylus coqui strain aEleCoq1 chromosome 1, aEleCoq1.hap1, whole genome shotgun sequence:
- the CLNS1A gene encoding methylosome subunit pICln isoform X2: MLGELSSFPPPAEGVRRLQTGTEAVLSGQRLGSGTLYIAESRLSWLNGAGLGFSLEYPAISLHAISRDTAAYPEEHLYVMVNTKMADNNAKEAKMKEEDGEDNGEEEEDDDDDDDDDEPITEIRFVPEDKSDLGEMFSAMCDCQALHPDPEDEDSDDDFEGEEYDVEAHERGLADIPTFYTYEEGLSHLTSEGQATLERLEDGMDVEAAPTVAGQFEDADVDH; this comes from the exons ATGCTGGGAGAGCTGAGCAGTTTCCCGCCGCCCGCGGAGGGCGTGAGGCGGCTGCAGACCGGGACGGAGGCGGTGCTGAGCGGCCAGCGGCTGGGGAGCGGCACCCTGTACATCGCCGAGAG TCGGCTGTCATGGCTGAACGGCGCCGGCCTGGGCTTCTCCTTGGAGTACCCGGCCATCAGCCTGCATGCCATCTCCAGGGACACCGCCGCGTACCCAGAGGAGCACCTCTACGTCATGGTGAACACCAAGATGGCCG ATAATAATGCAAAAGAAGCAAAGATGAAAGAGGAGGACGGAGAAGACaatggggaagaggaggaggatgacgatgatgatgatgacgacgacGAGCCAATCACTGAAATCCGCTTTGTTCCGGAGGATAAGTCTGACT TGGGCGAGATGTTCTCTGCCATGTGTGACTGTCAGGCTCTGCACCCCGACCCGGAGGATGAGGATTCAGACGATGACTTTGAAGGAGAAGAGTATGATGTGGAGGCACATG AACGAGGACTCGCTGACATCCCTACCTTCTATACATATGAGGAAGGCTTGTCCCATCTCACCTCCGAGGGTCAGGCTACTCTGGAGAGGCTAGAAG ATGGCATGGACGTGGAGGCTGCACCCACTGTGGCCGGACAGTTCGAAGATGCAGACGTTGATCACTGA
- the CLNS1A gene encoding methylosome subunit pICln isoform X1 translates to MLGELSSFPPPAEGVRRLQTGTEAVLSGQRLGSGTLYIAESRLSWLNGAGLGFSLEYPAISLHAISRDTAAYPEEHLYVMVNTKMADNNAKEAKMKEEDGEDNGEEEEDDDDDDDDDEPITEIRFVPEDKSDLGEMFSAMCDCQALHPDPEDEDSDDDFEGEEYDVEAHERGLADIPTFYTYEEGLSHLTSEGQATLERLEGMLANSIANQHTMAGVRTEGSALDYEDGMDVEAAPTVAGQFEDADVDH, encoded by the exons ATGCTGGGAGAGCTGAGCAGTTTCCCGCCGCCCGCGGAGGGCGTGAGGCGGCTGCAGACCGGGACGGAGGCGGTGCTGAGCGGCCAGCGGCTGGGGAGCGGCACCCTGTACATCGCCGAGAG TCGGCTGTCATGGCTGAACGGCGCCGGCCTGGGCTTCTCCTTGGAGTACCCGGCCATCAGCCTGCATGCCATCTCCAGGGACACCGCCGCGTACCCAGAGGAGCACCTCTACGTCATGGTGAACACCAAGATGGCCG ATAATAATGCAAAAGAAGCAAAGATGAAAGAGGAGGACGGAGAAGACaatggggaagaggaggaggatgacgatgatgatgatgacgacgacGAGCCAATCACTGAAATCCGCTTTGTTCCGGAGGATAAGTCTGACT TGGGCGAGATGTTCTCTGCCATGTGTGACTGTCAGGCTCTGCACCCCGACCCGGAGGATGAGGATTCAGACGATGACTTTGAAGGAGAAGAGTATGATGTGGAGGCACATG AACGAGGACTCGCTGACATCCCTACCTTCTATACATATGAGGAAGGCTTGTCCCATCTCACCTCCGAGGGTCAGGCTACTCTGGAGAGGCTAGAAGGTATGCTGGCCAACTCCATCGCCAACCAGCACACCATGGCTGGGGTCCGCACCGAAGGCTCAGCTTTGGACTATGAAG ATGGCATGGACGTGGAGGCTGCACCCACTGTGGCCGGACAGTTCGAAGATGCAGACGTTGATCACTGA